GCATCAACTTCTATTGCTACAGCTTGATTAATGAGACTTATATTTAATACTACCCGATATTTCCCCTTGCGATTAGAAACTTTGCCCTCATAATCTGCGAATGTACCTCGCAAAATTCGAACTCTTTTCCCGCGTTTAAGAAATTTATGCTCTTCAAATGATGCTCCCAAATTATGGAAATTATAGAGTTGAATAAGTTCATTTACAAGGATTTTCTGTTGGGTGGGAATTAAGTAAGTAAGCACGGAACCGATCGAAGAAAGCTTTCGCTGTTCTGCAGGCGATAATCTGCAAAAAATATAACCGGGGAAAAGTGGTTTCCGATAAGTTTTAATTCGATCTTTGTATTCTCGAACACTATCTTTTAGAGGTAGGTAGTAGGGTAATTTCAAGTCTATACATTTTCTGGCGATTTTTTTTTCGTGCCGCGGTTTTGTTCGAACTGCTACCCAAATTGAATTGTTTTCGGATGTTTCTAATTTGCCATAAATTTCCGGAATGTTATTCGTCATGTGTAATTATTTGAAATGGCGGAGAGAGTGGGATTCGAACCCACGGTCCGCGAATACGGACAACGATTTTCGAGACCGTCCCATTCAACCGCTCTGGCATCTCTCCAAAATAAAAAAATGGCGGAGAAGGCGGGATTCGAACCCGCGGTAAGCGTAAACCTACACACGCTTTCCAGGCGTGCTCCTTAAGCCACTCGGACACCTCTCCGTTTAAATAAAAAAATTTATATTCGTCTTTTTTCCCGAAAAAAATTCTTGAGAAGACGGCTTGATCTTTCTGCAAGAATCCCGCTTTTAACCTCGGGATTATGATTGAAACGACTGTCAAGTAACAAGTTATACAAAGAACCGACTGTTCCACTTTTTTCATCGAAAGCACCAAATATTACCGCATCAATACGAGCCAAAATGATTATTCCCGCACACATTGAACAAGGTTCCAGAGTTACAAATAATTTGCAACCGTATAGCCATTTGCCTATTTTTTTCTGAGCTGCTTCGATGACAAGTTTTTCTGCATGCGCCAAAGGGTTGTTCAATTTTTGGGTACTGTTGTGGGAACTTGCAATAATTTCATTTTTGTAAACTATCACAGCTCCAACCGGAATTTCATCGTCTTGAAAAGCAATTTCTGCTTCGTGCAATGCAAATTCCATCCAATATTCATCGCTAAAATCTGGCTTCATTTCTTCACTTATGAGTTTTATACTCTTTTTTAAGAGTGCGTTTTCTTGTCAAAG
The sequence above is drawn from the Candidatus Cloacimonadota bacterium genome and encodes:
- a CDS encoding transcription termination/antitermination NusG family protein, whose translation is MTNNIPEIYGKLETSENNSIWVAVRTKPRHEKKIARKCIDLKLPYYLPLKDSVREYKDRIKTYRKPLFPGYIFCRLSPAEQRKLSSIGSVLTYLIPTQQKILVNELIQLYNFHNLGASFEEHKFLKRGKRVRILRGTFADYEGKVSNRKGKYRVVLNISLINQAVAIEVDAKDIAILDDLDD
- a CDS encoding nucleoside deaminase; amino-acid sequence: MKPDFSDEYWMEFALHEAEIAFQDDEIPVGAVIVYKNEIIASSHNSTQKLNNPLAHAEKLVIEAAQKKIGKWLYGCKLFVTLEPCSMCAGIIILARIDAVIFGAFDEKSGTVGSLYNLLLDSRFNHNPEVKSGILAERSSRLLKNFFREKRRI